The following are encoded together in the Bos taurus isolate L1 Dominette 01449 registration number 42190680 breed Hereford chromosome 10, ARS-UCD2.0, whole genome shotgun sequence genome:
- the RPL4 gene encoding large ribosomal subunit protein uL4, which translates to MACARPLISVYSEKGESSGKNVTLPAVFKAPIRPDIVNFVHTNLRKNNRQPYAVSELAGHQTSAESWGTGRAVARIPRVRGGGTHRSGQGAFGNMCRGGRMFAPTKTWRRWHRRVNTTQKRYAICSALAASALPALVMSKGHRIEEVPELPLVVEDKVEGYKKTKEAVLLLKKLKAWNDIKKVYASQRMRAGKGKMRNRRRIQRRGPCIIYNEDNGIIKAFRNIPGITLLNVSKLNILKLAPGGHVGRFCIWTESAFRKLDELYGTWRKAASLKSNYNLPMHKMLNTDLSRILKSPEIQRALRAPRKKIHRRVLKKNPLKNLRIMLKLNPYAKTMRRNTILRQARNHKIRMDKAAAALEAKSDQKGVQGKKPVVGNKEKKAVGDKKLKKPVVGKKAAGTKKPAAEKKPTEKKPTSEEKKAAA; encoded by the exons ATG gcgTGTGCTCGTCCACTGATATCAGTGTACTCCGAAAAGGGGGAGTCCTCTGGCAAAAATGTCACTTTGCCTGCTGTGTTCAAGGCTCCCATTCGACCCGATATTGTTAACTTTGTTCACACCAACTTGCGCAAAAACAACAGACAGCCCTATGCTGTCAGTGAATTAGCAG GTCATCAAACCAGTGCTGAGTCTTGGGGTACCGGCAGAGCTGTGGCTCGAATTCCCAGGGTTCGAGGTGGCGGGACTCACCGTTCCGGTCAGGGCGCTTTTGGAAAC ATGTGTCGTGGGGGCCGCATGTTTGcgccaactaagacctggcgaCGTTGGCACCGCAGAGTGAATACGACGCAGAAGCGATACGCCATCTGCTCTGCACTGGCTGCCTCAGCCTTACCAGCGCTGGTCATGTCTAAAG GTCATCGTATAGAGGAAGTTCCTGAACTTCCTTTGGTGGTGGAAGATAAAGTTGAAGGCTACAAGAAGACCAAGGAGGCTGTGTTGCTTCTGAAGAAACTTAAGGCCTGGAATGATATCAAAAAG GTCTATGCCTCTCAGCGAATGAGAGCTGGCAAAGGCAAGATGAGAAACCGTCGCCGTATCCAGCGCAGGGGACCCTGCATCATCTATAATGAGGACAATGGTATCATCAAGGCCTTCAGAAACATCCCTG GAATTACTCTGCTTAATGTAAGCAAGCTGAACATTTTGAAACTTGCTCCTGGTGGTCACGTGGGACGTTTCTGCATTTGGACTGAAAGTGCTTTCCGAAAGTTAGATGAGCTATATGGCACTTGGCGTAAAGCAGCCTCCCTCAAGAGTAACTACAA cCTCCCTATGCACAAGATGCTCAATACAGACCTTAGCAGAATCTTGAAAAGCCCAGAAATCCAAAGAGCACTCCGAGCACCACG CAAGAAGATTCATCGCAGAGTCCTGAAGAAGAATCCACTGAAAAACCTGAGAATCATGTTGAAGCTTAATCCATATGCAAAGACCATGCGCAGGAACACCATTCTTCGACAGGCCAGGAAT CACAAAATCCGCATGGATAAGGCAGCAGCAGCACTAGAAGCCAAATCAGATCAGAAAGGGGTTCAGGGCAAGAAGCCTGTGGTGGGAAACAAGGAAAAGAAGGCTGTTGGCGATAAGAAGCTGAAGAAGCCTGTGGTGGGAAAAAAGGCTGCAGGGACCAAGAAACCAGCAGCTGAAAAGAAGCCCACAGAAAAGAAACCCACCTCAGAGGAAAAGAAGGCTGCTGCGTaa
- the RPL4 gene encoding large ribosomal subunit protein uL4 isoform X1, which yields MDYSAKRSPWALPFPVGAAGLRGAWPSPLPAMACARPLISVYSEKGESSGKNVTLPAVFKAPIRPDIVNFVHTNLRKNNRQPYAVSELAGHQTSAESWGTGRAVARIPRVRGGGTHRSGQGAFGNMCRGGRMFAPTKTWRRWHRRVNTTQKRYAICSALAASALPALVMSKGHRIEEVPELPLVVEDKVEGYKKTKEAVLLLKKLKAWNDIKKVYASQRMRAGKGKMRNRRRIQRRGPCIIYNEDNGIIKAFRNIPGITLLNVSKLNILKLAPGGHVGRFCIWTESAFRKLDELYGTWRKAASLKSNYNLPMHKMLNTDLSRILKSPEIQRALRAPRKKIHRRVLKKNPLKNLRIMLKLNPYAKTMRRNTILRQARNHKIRMDKAAAALEAKSDQKGVQGKKPVVGNKEKKAVGDKKLKKPVVGKKAAGTKKPAAEKKPTEKKPTSEEKKAAA from the exons ATGGATTACTCCGCGAAAAGGAGTCCCTGG GCACTTCCTTTTCCTGTGGGAGCCGCCGGGTTGAGAGGAGCGTGGCCTTCTCCTCTCCCCGCCATG gcgTGTGCTCGTCCACTGATATCAGTGTACTCCGAAAAGGGGGAGTCCTCTGGCAAAAATGTCACTTTGCCTGCTGTGTTCAAGGCTCCCATTCGACCCGATATTGTTAACTTTGTTCACACCAACTTGCGCAAAAACAACAGACAGCCCTATGCTGTCAGTGAATTAGCAG GTCATCAAACCAGTGCTGAGTCTTGGGGTACCGGCAGAGCTGTGGCTCGAATTCCCAGGGTTCGAGGTGGCGGGACTCACCGTTCCGGTCAGGGCGCTTTTGGAAAC ATGTGTCGTGGGGGCCGCATGTTTGcgccaactaagacctggcgaCGTTGGCACCGCAGAGTGAATACGACGCAGAAGCGATACGCCATCTGCTCTGCACTGGCTGCCTCAGCCTTACCAGCGCTGGTCATGTCTAAAG GTCATCGTATAGAGGAAGTTCCTGAACTTCCTTTGGTGGTGGAAGATAAAGTTGAAGGCTACAAGAAGACCAAGGAGGCTGTGTTGCTTCTGAAGAAACTTAAGGCCTGGAATGATATCAAAAAG GTCTATGCCTCTCAGCGAATGAGAGCTGGCAAAGGCAAGATGAGAAACCGTCGCCGTATCCAGCGCAGGGGACCCTGCATCATCTATAATGAGGACAATGGTATCATCAAGGCCTTCAGAAACATCCCTG GAATTACTCTGCTTAATGTAAGCAAGCTGAACATTTTGAAACTTGCTCCTGGTGGTCACGTGGGACGTTTCTGCATTTGGACTGAAAGTGCTTTCCGAAAGTTAGATGAGCTATATGGCACTTGGCGTAAAGCAGCCTCCCTCAAGAGTAACTACAA cCTCCCTATGCACAAGATGCTCAATACAGACCTTAGCAGAATCTTGAAAAGCCCAGAAATCCAAAGAGCACTCCGAGCACCACG CAAGAAGATTCATCGCAGAGTCCTGAAGAAGAATCCACTGAAAAACCTGAGAATCATGTTGAAGCTTAATCCATATGCAAAGACCATGCGCAGGAACACCATTCTTCGACAGGCCAGGAAT CACAAAATCCGCATGGATAAGGCAGCAGCAGCACTAGAAGCCAAATCAGATCAGAAAGGGGTTCAGGGCAAGAAGCCTGTGGTGGGAAACAAGGAAAAGAAGGCTGTTGGCGATAAGAAGCTGAAGAAGCCTGTGGTGGGAAAAAAGGCTGCAGGGACCAAGAAACCAGCAGCTGAAAAGAAGCCCACAGAAAAGAAACCCACCTCAGAGGAAAAGAAGGCTGCTGCGTaa